The Populus alba chromosome 6, ASM523922v2, whole genome shotgun sequence genome contains a region encoding:
- the LOC118048389 gene encoding acetyl-coenzyme A carboxylase carboxyl transferase subunit alpha, chloroplastic — protein sequence MASISNSAVAFTGTTASDLLRSSKSGGANGIPLRTLGKARFSVKTRDLSVVAKVRKVKKHEYPWPEDPDPNVKGGVLTHLSHFKPLKEKPKPVTLDFEKPLVALEKKIIDVRKMANETGLDFSDQILSLENKYQQALKDLYTHLTPIQRVNIARHPNRPTFLDHIFSITEKFVELHGDRAGYDDPAIVTGIGTIDGKRYMFMGHQKGRNTKENIMRNFGMPTPHGYRKALRMMYYADHHGFPIVTLIDTPGAFADLKSEELGQGEAIAHNLRTMFGLKVPIVSIVIGEGGSGGALAIGCANKLLMLENAVFYVASPEACAAILWKTAKAAPKAAEKLKITGPELCKLQVADGIIPEPLGGAHADPSWTSQQIKNAINEAMDELNKMDTEALLKHRMLKFRKIGGFQEGVPVDPIRKVNMKKKDEPVAGKTPVIELEYEVEKLKQQISKAKESSSKPMELALNEMIEKLKKEIDLEYSAAVEAMGLKGRCLNLREECLKANSQDHLMHPVLMDRIEKLSDEFNKGLPTAPNYTSLKYKLDMLKEFSIAKSNLEKKGKGEELKLDINKKLKEVMDQPEMKEKMQALKAEVQKSGASSAADLDDGTKERISKMKKEIELELASVLKSMDLNVEIVRAKELIDQDLKAKVESLEEETNKKIENLVKSSDLKNTIKLLKLEVAKAGKTPDAASKNKIEALEQQIKRKLSAAISSSEIKEKHEELQAEIKALECDGGLNGSLKNDDLKEASSKYDESRV from the exons ATGGCTTCTATATCGAATTCAGCAGTTGCATTTACTGGAACGACAGCTTCTGATCTTCTTCGAAGCTCGAAGAGTGGTGGTGCTAATGGTATTCCACTGAGAACCCTAGGAAAAGCGCGATTCAGTGTGAAAACCAGGGATTTATCGGTGGTTGCGAAGGTTAGAAAAGTTAAGAAGCATGAATATCCATGGCCCGAGGATCCGGATCCGAATGTGAAAGGCGGGGTTTTAACTCATCTTTCGCATTTTAAGCCTCTTAAAGAGAAGCCTAAACCAGTTACATTGGATTTCGAGAAACCACTTGTTGCTCTGGAAAAGAAGATCATTGAT GTGCGGAAGATGGCGAATGAAACTGGTTTGGACTTCAGCGATCAGATTCTCTCGTTAGAGAATAAATATCAACAG GCACTTAAGGATTTATACACACATTTGACTCCTATACAACGTGTGAATATTGCACGCCATCCGAACAGGCCAACATTCCTTGATCACATATTTAGCATAACTGAAAAG TTTGTAGAGCTTCATGGAGATCGAGCAGGCTATGATGATCCTGCTATTGTTACTGGAATAGGAACAATAGATGGTAAAAGATACATGTTCATGGGTCACCAAAAGGGAAGAAACACAAAGGAGAACATTATGCGTAACTTTGGGATGCCTACTCCTCATGG CTATCGGAAGGCTTTACGCATGATGTATTATGCGGATCACCATGGCTTCCCTATAGTTACTTTAATTGATACACCTGGAGCATTTGCAGACCTTAAATCTGAGGAACTAGGCCAA GGTGAAGCCATTGCTCATAATTTGAGGACCATGTTCGGCCTAAAGGTTCCAATTGTTTCTATTGTTATTGGGGAAGGTGGCTCTGGTGGTGCTCTGGCGATTGGATGTGCCAACAAATTGTTAATGCTTGAAAATGCAGTTTTCTATGTGGCAAG TCCTGAAGCATGTGCAGCAATTTTATGGAAGACTGCCAAAGCTGCTCCAAAG GCAGCTGAGAAGCTTAAAATCACTGGTCCCGAATTGTGCAAGCTGCAAGTTGCAGATGGAATCATACCt gAACCATTGGGAGGAGCACATGCAGATCCATCATGGACCTCACAACAGATAAAGAATGCAATTAATGAAGCTATGGAT GAGCTCAACAAAATGGACACAGAAGCACTACTAAAACATCGCATGCTTAAGTTCCGAAAAATAGGTGGGTTTCAAGAAGGGGTCCCGGTTGATCCTATAAGAAAAGTCAACATGAAGAAGAAAGACGAACCCGTTGCAGGAAAGACTCCAGTTATAGAATTGGAGTACGAGGTTGAAAAACTGAAACAACAAATTTCAAAGGCCAAGGAGTCATCTAGCAAGCCCATGGAGTTGGCTTTAAATGAGATGATAGAGAAACTAAAGAAGGAGATTGATCTTGAATATTCTGCAGCTGTTGAAGCGATGGGCTTAAAGGGCAGGTGTTTGAATTTGCGGGAAGAATGTTTAAAAGCAAATTCACAGGACCACCTCATGCATCCAGTTCTAATGGACAGGATTGAAAAACTCAGTGATGAATTTAACAAGGGCCTGCCAACTGCTCCTAATTATACCAGCCTGAAGTATAAGCTTGACATGTTGAAGGAGTTTTCTATAGCCAAAAGCAACTTGGAGAAGAAGGGCAAGGGTGAGGAACTGAAACTGGATATCAATAAGAAACTCAAAGAGGTTATGGATCAGCCTGAAATGAAGGAGAAGATGCAAGCTCTAAAGGCAGAAGTTCAGAAGTCAGGGGCTTCCAGTGCTGCAGATTTAGATGATGGCACAAAGGAGAGGATATCAAAGATGAAGAAAGAGATAGAGTTGGAATTGGCGAGTGTCCTAAAGTCCATGGATTTGAATGTTGAAATTGTAAGGGCTAAGGAACTCATTGACCAAGACTTGAAGGCTAAGGTAGAAAGTTTAGAGGAGGAAACtaacaagaaaattgaaaatctaGTGAAGTCATCGGATCTTAAAAACACTATCAAGTTACTGAAGTTGGAAGTGGCCAAGGCAGGGAAAACACCCGATGctgcatcaaaaaataaaatcgaggCTTTAGAACAACAAATAAAGCGGAAGCTTTCAGCTGCCATTAGCTCCTCAGAAATAAAGGAGAAGCACGAAGAGCTGCAGGCAGAGATCAAAGCGCTAGAATGTGATGGAGGATTAAATGGGAGTTTGAAAAATGATGATCTAAAGGAAGCAAGTTCCAAGTATGATGAATCCAGGGTATAA